The proteins below come from a single Streptomyces sp. B3I8 genomic window:
- a CDS encoding DUF3159 domain-containing protein, translating to MTSLEKPTEDDAAHDSRAVTEAALFEAFGGVRGMVETVLPGLLFVSIFTINKNLHVSAIAALVVSLLLVAVRLVRRDTVKHAFSGVFGVAFGVVFAMMTGNAKDFYLPGMLYTLGLALAYIVTTLAGVPLIGLMLGPVFKENLSWRTRNPGRKKAYAKASWAWGLILLAKCAVLFPLYWWADTAQLGWVLIALKIPPFLLAVWLTWVFLAKAPAPIDVFAEMEAEEKAAEAREQSAP from the coding sequence GTGACCTCACTCGAGAAGCCGACCGAAGACGACGCCGCGCACGATTCGCGCGCGGTCACCGAGGCCGCGCTCTTCGAGGCGTTCGGCGGTGTCCGGGGCATGGTCGAGACGGTGCTGCCGGGGCTGCTCTTCGTCAGCATCTTCACGATCAACAAGAACCTGCACGTGTCGGCGATCGCCGCGCTCGTGGTGTCGCTGCTGCTGGTCGCGGTGCGGCTGGTCCGCCGGGACACGGTCAAGCACGCCTTCAGCGGGGTCTTCGGCGTCGCCTTCGGCGTCGTGTTCGCGATGATGACCGGCAACGCGAAGGACTTCTACCTGCCGGGCATGCTCTACACGCTCGGCCTGGCGCTGGCGTACATCGTGACGACGCTGGCGGGCGTGCCGTTGATCGGCCTGATGCTCGGGCCGGTCTTCAAGGAGAACCTGTCCTGGCGCACGCGCAACCCCGGCCGCAAGAAGGCGTACGCCAAGGCGAGCTGGGCGTGGGGCCTGATCCTGCTCGCCAAGTGCGCGGTGCTGTTCCCGCTGTACTGGTGGGCGGACACGGCGCAGCTCGGCTGGGTCCTGATCGCGCTGAAGATCCCCCCGTTCCTGCTGGCGGTCTGGCTGACGTGGGTCTTCCTGGCGAAGGCCCCGGCGCCGATCGACGTCTTCGCGGAGATGGAAGCGGAGGAAAAGGCGGCGGAGGCGCGGGAGCAGAGCGCGCCGTAG
- a CDS encoding TrkA family potassium uptake protein, whose amino-acid sequence MRVAIAGAGAVGRSIAGELLENGHEVLLIDKAPTAISVERVPRAEWLLADACEITSLDEAALQRCNVVIAATGDDKVNLVVSLLAKTEYGVPRVVARVNNPKNEWLFNEAWGVDVAVSTPRLMSALVEEAVSVGDLVRLLRFSHGDANLVELTLPPESALAGTQVGEVRWPEDTSLVTIIRGTRVLTPSPEDALEVGDELLFVAAQSREEQLEDLLSVRREDAVG is encoded by the coding sequence ATGAGGGTCGCCATTGCCGGGGCCGGTGCGGTGGGTCGCTCGATCGCGGGCGAACTGCTGGAGAACGGCCACGAGGTACTGCTGATCGACAAGGCGCCGACCGCGATCTCGGTGGAGCGGGTGCCGCGGGCGGAGTGGCTGCTGGCCGACGCCTGCGAGATCACGTCGCTGGACGAGGCCGCGCTGCAGCGCTGCAACGTCGTCATCGCGGCGACGGGTGACGACAAGGTCAACCTCGTCGTCTCGCTTCTCGCCAAGACGGAGTACGGGGTGCCGCGCGTCGTCGCCCGGGTGAACAACCCGAAGAACGAGTGGCTGTTCAACGAGGCGTGGGGCGTCGATGTCGCCGTCTCCACCCCGCGGCTGATGTCGGCGCTGGTGGAGGAGGCGGTGAGCGTCGGTGATCTCGTACGGCTGCTGCGCTTCAGTCACGGGGACGCGAACCTGGTGGAGCTGACGCTGCCGCCGGAGTCCGCGCTGGCGGGGACGCAGGTGGGCGAGGTGCGGTGGCCCGAGGACACGTCACTGGTGACGATCATCCGGGGGACGCGGGTGTTGACGCCGTCGCCGGAGGACGCGCTGGAGGTGGGTGACGAGTTGCTGTTCGTCGCGGCGCAGTCGCGGGAGGAGCAGCTGGAGGATCTGCTCTCGGTGCGGCGGGAGGACGCGGTCGGCTGA
- a CDS encoding TrkA family potassium uptake protein — MHIVIMGCGRVGSALAQNLEQQGHTVAVIDQDPTAFRRLGAGFGGRRVTGVGFDQDTLREAGIEEAGAFAAVSSGDNSNIIAARVAREMFGIENVAARIYDPRRAEVYQRLGIPTVATVRWTADQMLRRLLPSGAEPLWRDPTGGVQLAEVHASPSWVGEKISRLQEETGVRVAFLTRLGEAMLPSSQTVLQEGDLVHVMMRTDDVEKVEATFAEGPEKEAGH; from the coding sequence GTGCACATTGTGATCATGGGCTGCGGCAGAGTGGGTTCCGCTCTCGCCCAGAACCTGGAGCAGCAGGGGCACACGGTCGCCGTGATCGACCAGGACCCCACCGCCTTCCGTCGGCTCGGCGCCGGGTTCGGCGGCCGACGCGTCACCGGGGTCGGCTTCGACCAGGACACCCTGCGCGAGGCGGGCATCGAGGAGGCCGGGGCGTTCGCCGCCGTCTCCAGCGGCGACAACTCCAACATCATCGCCGCCCGGGTGGCCCGCGAGATGTTCGGCATCGAGAACGTGGCGGCGCGCATCTACGACCCCCGGCGTGCCGAGGTCTACCAGCGGCTCGGCATCCCGACCGTGGCGACCGTGCGCTGGACCGCCGACCAGATGCTGCGCCGGCTGCTGCCCTCGGGCGCCGAGCCGCTGTGGCGGGACCCCACCGGCGGGGTGCAGCTCGCCGAGGTGCACGCCTCCCCGTCCTGGGTGGGCGAGAAGATCAGCCGGCTGCAGGAGGAGACCGGGGTACGGGTCGCGTTCCTCACCCGTCTGGGCGAGGCGATGCTGCCTTCTTCCCAGACGGTGCTGCAGGAGGGCGATCTGGTGCACGTGATGATGCGCACGGACGACGTCGAGAAGGTCGAGGCGACGTTCGCCGAGGGCCCTGAGAAGGAGGCCGGTCACTGA
- a CDS encoding lysophospholipid acyltransferase family protein: MTGANPFESPEPEPEAPQPEPSLTADLLREFLAAGSDALARLASDDGAVDDFGFDPDLTDELIMPLLRPLYEKYFRVDVEGLEHVPAEGGALLVANHSGTLPLDALMLQVALRDHHPAHRRLRLLAADLVFELPLLRDVARKAGHVRACRANATRLLDAGDLVGVMPEGYKGLGKPYEERYRLRRFGRGGFAAVALRTGRPLVPCAIVGAEETYPMIGESRTLARLLNLPYFPITPTFPLLGVLGLVPLPSKWTIRFGAPITVDGFPENAADDPRTVEKLAREVKDTIQHSLNELLAHRQSPFG; this comes from the coding sequence GTGACCGGAGCCAATCCGTTCGAATCCCCCGAGCCCGAGCCCGAGGCCCCCCAGCCCGAGCCCTCGCTCACCGCCGACCTGCTGCGCGAGTTCCTCGCCGCCGGCAGCGACGCGCTGGCACGGCTGGCCTCCGACGACGGCGCCGTCGACGACTTCGGCTTCGACCCCGACCTCACCGACGAGCTGATCATGCCCCTCCTCCGGCCGCTCTACGAGAAGTACTTCCGGGTCGACGTGGAGGGGCTGGAGCACGTCCCGGCCGAGGGCGGCGCGCTGCTCGTCGCCAACCATTCCGGCACACTGCCGCTGGACGCGCTCATGCTCCAGGTCGCCCTGCGCGACCACCATCCCGCCCACCGCCGGCTGCGGCTGCTCGCCGCCGACCTCGTCTTCGAGCTGCCGCTGCTCCGCGACGTCGCCCGCAAGGCGGGCCACGTACGCGCCTGCCGGGCCAACGCGACCCGGCTGCTGGACGCCGGGGACCTCGTCGGCGTCATGCCCGAGGGCTACAAGGGCCTCGGCAAGCCGTACGAGGAGCGTTACCGGCTGCGCCGCTTCGGCCGGGGCGGCTTCGCCGCGGTGGCGCTGCGCACGGGCCGGCCCCTCGTGCCGTGCGCGATCGTCGGCGCCGAGGAGACGTACCCGATGATCGGCGAGTCCCGTACCCTCGCGCGGCTGCTGAACCTGCCGTACTTCCCGATCACGCCGACCTTCCCGCTGCTGGGCGTGCTCGGCCTGGTCCCGCTGCCGAGCAAGTGGACCATCCGCTTCGGTGCGCCGATCACCGTGGACGGCTTCCCCGAGAACGCCGCCGACGACCCGCGGACGGTGGAGAAGCTCGCCCGCGAGGTGAAGGACACCATCCAGCACTCCCTGAACGAGTTGCTCGCCCACCGTCAGTCGCCGTTCGGCTGA
- a CDS encoding APC family permease, with translation MSKLTDVPKRILIGRALRSDRLGETLLPKRIALPVFASDPLSSVAYAPGEVLLVLSIAGVSSYHFSPWIAAAVVVLMFTVVASYRQNVHAYPSGGGDYEVATTNLGPKAGLTVASALLVDYVLTVAVSIASGIENLGSAIPFVVEHKVICAVVVVVLLTLMNLRGVKESGKLFAIPTYVFVGGVFIMIVWGAFRGLILGDTMRAPTAGFHIRAEHSGLSGFALVFLLLRAFSSGCAALTGVEAISNGVPAFRKPKSKNAATTLAMMGLLAVTMFCGIIALAMVTKVRMAENPAADLIRGGSPVGSSFVQDPVISQVAEAVFGNGSFLFIVLAAATALVLFLAANTAYNGFPLLGSILAQDRYLPRQLHTRGDRLAFSNGIVLLAGAATLLLIIYGADSTRLIQLYIVGVFVSFTLSQIGMVRHWNRHLRTEKDQLKRRHMIRSRAINTFGAFFTGLVLVVVLATKFSHGAWVALLGMCIFYVTMTAIRKHYDRVADEIAAPEDEVPRDDMVRPSRVHSVVLISKIHRPALRALAYAKLLRADSLEALSVNVDATETKALRAEWERRGIDVPLKILDSPYREVTRPVIDYVKSLRKESPRDAVSVIIPEYVVGHWYEHLLHNQSALRLKGRLLFTPGVMVTSVPYQLQSSEAAKLRARRRQEWNAPGAVRRGPAEHRDAHHHREAGSKR, from the coding sequence GTGTCCAAACTGACCGACGTGCCCAAACGCATCCTCATCGGGCGCGCACTGCGCAGCGACCGGCTCGGAGAAACGCTCCTGCCGAAGCGCATCGCACTCCCCGTGTTCGCCTCCGACCCGCTCTCCTCCGTCGCCTATGCGCCGGGGGAGGTGCTGCTGGTCCTCTCCATCGCGGGCGTGTCGTCGTACCACTTCAGTCCCTGGATCGCGGCCGCGGTCGTCGTCCTGATGTTCACCGTGGTGGCGTCCTACCGGCAGAACGTGCACGCGTACCCCAGCGGCGGCGGCGACTACGAGGTGGCCACCACCAACCTCGGCCCGAAGGCCGGCCTGACCGTCGCCAGCGCCCTGCTCGTCGACTACGTCCTCACGGTCGCCGTGTCGATCGCCTCCGGCATCGAGAACCTCGGCTCCGCGATCCCGTTCGTCGTCGAGCACAAGGTGATCTGCGCGGTCGTCGTGGTGGTCCTGCTCACGCTGATGAACCTGCGCGGGGTGAAGGAGTCGGGCAAGCTCTTCGCGATCCCGACGTACGTCTTCGTCGGCGGCGTCTTCATCATGATCGTGTGGGGCGCGTTCCGGGGCCTGATCCTGGGCGACACCATGCGGGCACCGACGGCCGGCTTCCACATCCGGGCCGAGCACTCGGGTCTGTCCGGGTTCGCCCTGGTCTTCCTGCTGCTGCGGGCCTTCTCCTCCGGCTGTGCCGCGCTGACCGGCGTCGAGGCCATCTCCAACGGCGTCCCCGCCTTCCGCAAGCCCAAGTCGAAGAACGCGGCGACGACGCTCGCGATGATGGGCCTCCTCGCGGTCACCATGTTCTGCGGGATCATCGCGCTGGCCATGGTCACCAAGGTCCGCATGGCCGAGAACCCGGCCGCCGACCTGATCCGGGGCGGCTCGCCGGTCGGCTCCTCCTTCGTGCAGGACCCGGTGATCTCCCAGGTCGCCGAGGCCGTCTTCGGCAACGGCAGCTTCCTGTTCATCGTGCTGGCCGCGGCCACCGCGCTGGTGCTGTTCCTCGCCGCGAACACCGCGTACAACGGCTTCCCGCTGCTGGGCTCGATCCTCGCCCAGGACCGCTACCTGCCGCGCCAGCTCCACACCCGCGGCGACCGGCTCGCCTTCTCCAACGGCATCGTGCTGCTCGCGGGCGCGGCGACGCTGCTCCTCATCATCTACGGGGCCGACTCCACCCGGCTGATCCAGCTCTACATCGTCGGCGTCTTCGTCTCCTTCACGCTCAGCCAGATCGGCATGGTCCGGCACTGGAACCGGCATCTGCGCACCGAGAAGGACCAGCTCAAGCGGCGCCACATGATCCGCTCCCGTGCGATCAACACCTTCGGCGCCTTCTTCACCGGCCTGGTGCTCGTCGTCGTCCTGGCCACCAAGTTCAGCCACGGCGCCTGGGTGGCGCTGCTCGGCATGTGCATCTTCTACGTGACGATGACGGCGATCCGTAAGCACTACGACCGGGTCGCCGACGAGATCGCCGCCCCCGAGGACGAGGTGCCCAGGGACGACATGGTCCGGCCCAGCCGGGTCCACTCCGTCGTCCTGATCTCCAAGATCCACCGGCCCGCGCTGCGTGCCCTGGCCTATGCCAAACTGCTGCGCGCCGACAGCCTGGAGGCCCTCAGCGTCAACGTCGACGCGACGGAGACCAAGGCGCTGCGCGCCGAGTGGGAACGGCGCGGCATCGACGTCCCCCTCAAGATCCTCGACTCGCCCTACCGCGAGGTGACCCGGCCGGTCATCGACTACGTCAAGAGCCTGCGCAAGGAGTCCCCGCGCGACGCGGTGTCGGTGATCATCCCGGAGTACGTGGTGGGTCACTGGTACGAGCACCTGCTGCACAACCAGAGCGCGCTGCGGCTCAAGGGCCGGCTGCTGTTCACGCCGGGTGTCATGGTGACCTCGGTGCCGTACCAGCTCCAGTCCTCCGAGGCGGCGAAGCTGCGGGCCCGCAGGCGCCAGGAGTGGAACGCGCCGGGCGCGGTCCGCCGGGGTCCGGCGGAGCACCGGGACGCTCACCACCACCGGGAGGCCGGCAGCAAGCGCTGA
- a CDS encoding class I SAM-dependent RNA methyltransferase — protein MQAEPRKSLVGQEYEVEVGPVAHGGHCIARTAEGQVLFVRHTLPGERVVARVTEGEEGARFLRADAVTVLEASKDRIDAPCPYAGPGLCGGCDWQHAKPGAQRRLKADVIAEQLQRLAGLTPEEAGWDGTVLPAEGDKLPAGEVPAWRTRVSYAVDPSGRAGLRRHRSHEVEPIEHCMIAAPGVSELGIERRQWPGMDSVEAIAATGSQDRQVVLTPKPGARLPLVELDRPVSVLRVDERSGGVHRVHGRPFVRERADGRTHRVGAGGFWQVHPKAADTLVAAVMQGLLPRKGDTALDLYCGVGLFAGALADRVGEKGAVLGIESGKRAVEDARHNLAEFDRVRIEMGKVEAALPRTGITEADLIVLDPPRAGAGRKTVEHLSSLGARRIAYVACDPAALARDLAYFREGGYRVRSLRAFDLFPMTHHVECVAILEPAAKGA, from the coding sequence ATGCAGGCAGAACCGAGGAAGTCGCTGGTGGGACAGGAGTACGAGGTCGAGGTCGGCCCCGTCGCCCACGGCGGCCACTGCATCGCCCGCACGGCCGAGGGGCAGGTCCTCTTCGTCCGGCACACGCTCCCCGGCGAGCGGGTCGTGGCCCGGGTGACCGAGGGCGAGGAGGGCGCCCGCTTCCTGCGCGCGGACGCGGTGACCGTGCTGGAGGCGTCCAAGGACCGCATCGACGCCCCCTGCCCCTACGCCGGCCCCGGCCTCTGCGGCGGCTGCGACTGGCAGCACGCCAAGCCGGGCGCCCAGCGGCGGCTCAAGGCCGACGTCATCGCCGAACAGCTCCAGCGGTTGGCCGGGCTCACCCCGGAGGAGGCCGGCTGGGACGGCACGGTGCTGCCCGCCGAGGGCGACAAGCTCCCCGCGGGCGAGGTCCCGGCCTGGCGCACCCGGGTGAGTTACGCGGTCGACCCCTCCGGACGGGCGGGCCTGCGCCGCCATCGCTCGCACGAGGTCGAGCCGATCGAACACTGCATGATCGCCGCGCCCGGCGTGAGTGAACTGGGCATCGAGCGCCGGCAGTGGCCCGGAATGGACTCCGTCGAGGCGATCGCGGCGACCGGTTCCCAGGACCGCCAGGTCGTCCTCACCCCGAAGCCGGGGGCGCGGCTGCCCCTGGTGGAGCTGGACCGCCCGGTCTCCGTCCTCCGGGTCGACGAACGCTCCGGTGGCGTGCACCGCGTCCACGGCCGCCCCTTCGTGCGCGAACGCGCCGACGGCCGCACCCACCGGGTCGGCGCCGGCGGCTTCTGGCAGGTCCACCCCAAGGCCGCCGACACCCTCGTCGCGGCCGTGATGCAGGGCCTCCTCCCACGCAAGGGCGACACCGCGCTCGACCTGTACTGCGGAGTGGGTCTCTTCGCGGGCGCGCTGGCCGACCGGGTCGGCGAGAAGGGCGCCGTCCTCGGTATCGAGTCGGGCAAGCGCGCGGTGGAGGACGCCCGGCACAACCTCGCCGAGTTCGACCGCGTCCGCATCGAGATGGGCAAGGTCGAGGCCGCGCTGCCGCGCACGGGCATCACCGAGGCCGACCTGATCGTCCTCGACCCGCCCCGCGCCGGCGCCGGCCGCAAGACCGTGGAGCACCTGTCCTCGCTGGGCGCCCGCCGCATCGCCTACGTCGCCTGCGACCCGGCCGCCCTCGCACGTGACCTCGCGTACTTCCGCGAGGGCGGCTACCGGGTGCGGTCGCTGCGGGCGTTCGATCTGTTTCCGATGACGCACCATGTGGAGTGCGTCGCCATCCTCGAACCGGCCGCGAAGGGCGCCTGA
- a CDS encoding NADPH-dependent FMN reductase, producing the protein MRILGLCGSLRSGSFNASVLRTAVDLTVAPRELVVWPDLGRLPFFNAEVEESALPGVVVELRAAVDACDGVLIASPEYAHGTSGVLKNALEWLVGGGEIAAKPVALVSASTAITGGDNARAWLSQTLAVMGVRVIPQQLRIPQAARKFTDGRVTDEPTVTALRALLDDLAGAAAEARENNGTFA; encoded by the coding sequence ATGAGAATTCTCGGTCTGTGCGGAAGTCTGCGATCGGGCTCGTTCAATGCCTCCGTGCTGCGCACGGCGGTGGATCTGACCGTCGCCCCGCGGGAACTCGTCGTGTGGCCGGACCTCGGCCGCCTGCCCTTCTTCAACGCCGAGGTGGAGGAGTCCGCGCTGCCCGGCGTCGTGGTCGAACTGCGTGCGGCGGTCGACGCGTGCGACGGTGTGCTCATCGCGAGCCCCGAGTACGCCCACGGCACTTCCGGCGTGCTGAAGAACGCGCTGGAGTGGCTGGTCGGGGGAGGTGAGATCGCCGCCAAGCCGGTGGCCCTGGTCAGCGCGTCCACCGCGATCACCGGCGGTGACAACGCCAGGGCCTGGCTGTCGCAGACCCTCGCCGTGATGGGGGTCCGGGTGATCCCCCAGCAGCTGCGCATCCCGCAGGCCGCACGGAAGTTCACGGACGGCAGGGTCACGGACGAGCCGACCGTCACCGCCCTGCGTGCCCTCCTGGACGACCTCGCCGGCGCTGCGGCCGAGGCACGCGAAAACAACGGCACCTTCGCCTGA
- a CDS encoding cytochrome P450 — protein sequence MTAVLPEFPMPREHPLDPPPQYRALSAERPVFQVRTPRGDTAWIVTRHEDVRAVLTHRAFSSDPRTPGFPTYVTGDVPPPAGFFMQADPPDHGRLRRTVTREFLINQMEALRPTMRRVLDGLVDRMSADGRRSGDLVREFALPMAAMTICEILGVPFEDHVLFVSLTDTVLDRTSTPEQAVRAAGELMGYFDRLVTAKEEKPSEDLFGRMVARSADGGLTHEELVGMAALLLLGGYDTMAQMIGIGTVTLFEHPDQLDALRRDDALLPGAVEEMLRYLSINHAGLPRGVTEDVVVGDQLIRAGDGVLVMLNAANRDETVFEDADTFDIRRVNNGKHLAFGHGFHKCVGATLARVELTEVFGGLLERLPGLRPARALDELPFRHDMVLYGVRELPVTW from the coding sequence ATGACCGCCGTCCTGCCCGAATTCCCGATGCCGCGCGAGCACCCGCTCGACCCACCGCCCCAGTACCGCGCTCTCAGCGCCGAACGCCCGGTCTTCCAGGTGCGTACGCCTCGCGGGGACACCGCCTGGATCGTCACCCGCCACGAGGACGTGCGGGCCGTGCTCACCCACCGTGCCTTCAGCTCGGACCCCCGCACGCCCGGATTCCCCACCTATGTCACCGGAGACGTGCCCCCGCCGGCGGGCTTCTTCATGCAGGCCGACCCTCCGGACCACGGACGGCTGCGCCGCACGGTGACGCGGGAGTTCCTGATCAACCAGATGGAGGCGCTGCGGCCCACGATGCGCCGCGTCCTCGACGGACTGGTCGACCGCATGAGTGCCGACGGCCGCAGATCGGGCGATCTGGTCCGTGAGTTCGCGCTGCCCATGGCCGCCATGACCATCTGCGAGATCCTCGGCGTCCCCTTCGAGGACCACGTCCTGTTCGTGTCGCTCACCGACACCGTCCTGGACCGCACGAGCACCCCCGAACAGGCGGTGCGGGCGGCCGGCGAGCTCATGGGCTACTTCGACCGGCTGGTCACCGCCAAGGAGGAGAAGCCGTCCGAGGACCTGTTCGGGCGCATGGTCGCCCGTTCCGCCGACGGCGGCCTCACCCACGAGGAACTCGTCGGCATGGCCGCCCTGCTGCTGCTCGGCGGCTACGACACCATGGCCCAGATGATCGGTATCGGCACGGTCACTCTCTTCGAACACCCCGACCAGCTGGACGCGTTGAGGCGCGACGACGCGCTGCTGCCGGGCGCCGTGGAGGAGATGCTGCGGTACCTGTCCATCAACCACGCGGGACTGCCGCGCGGTGTCACCGAGGACGTGGTCGTCGGCGACCAGCTGATCCGGGCCGGGGACGGCGTCCTGGTGATGCTGAACGCCGCCAACCGCGACGAGACCGTGTTCGAGGACGCCGACACCTTCGACATCCGCCGCGTGAACAACGGCAAACACCTCGCCTTCGGCCACGGTTTCCACAAGTGCGTCGGAGCCACCCTTGCCCGCGTCGAACTCACCGAGGTCTTCGGCGGCCTGCTCGAACGGCTGCCCGGGCTGCGCCCGGCACGGGCTCTCGACGAACTGCCGTTCCGCCACGACATGGTGCTCTACGGCGTCCGCGAACTCCCCGTCACCTGGTGA
- a CDS encoding acyl carrier protein, with translation MSDITAETPQSAATELVEWLRGRVAAQTGRPAEEIAPDVPLSEYGLDSVYVLGMCAEIEDRYGIEVEPTVMWDNTSLAPLADALLPLIATR, from the coding sequence ATGTCCGACATCACCGCCGAGACCCCGCAGTCGGCTGCCACCGAGCTCGTCGAGTGGCTGCGCGGCCGGGTGGCGGCCCAGACCGGCCGCCCGGCCGAGGAGATCGCCCCCGACGTCCCGCTCAGCGAGTACGGCCTGGACTCGGTGTACGTGCTCGGCATGTGCGCCGAGATCGAGGACCGCTACGGCATCGAGGTGGAGCCGACCGTCATGTGGGACAACACCTCCCTCGCCCCGCTCGCCGACGCCCTGCTGCCGCTGATCGCCACGCGCTGA
- a CDS encoding acyl-CoA dehydrogenase family protein, producing MTSASRVHEPGPWPVDRPATDEATDHLERLFADAGDPANPVGRAAVLAADDSGEMLPAGEELLTSYGLNAHFVPTELGGRLSRLDDLVRVMRAVYRRDPCLGLGYGAGSFMAAVNVWTAGSAEQRALLARRLLSGGRASCAYHELDHGNDFTRAGLTALPGADGRLRLNGRKEVVANLRRAETMVLFARTDPARGSRSHSQLLLDTEDLPAGAVRHLDRFTTVGMRGVQLGGIEFTDCPVPDGSVVGRPGQGVETALRSFQLTRIALPGMTIGLLDTALRTALRGVRGRTLYGGPAADLPLSRSILTEVFADLLLADTFTMVAARAAHTAPAQTGVYASAVKAFVPTVLIRAVSRLSELLGSQFYLRDGEQPLFQKLLRDVQPSAFGHASRVSCQSALLPQLPLTARRGWRADAAAPLPADTFRTGRPLPGLRFADLTVSAAGRDPLARSLVTATEAADTDDPLTASGRAWCAELAALTVDAAGLAPALIGPDAPPYAFGLTTRWTGVLAASACLNTWWCRPDGTTPGAADPAVPLALLHRLGTHLDHHREPLPRHLAEPLHAELLRRFDAGLTFDLDSRPTGA from the coding sequence ATGACCTCGGCGAGCAGGGTGCACGAGCCCGGCCCGTGGCCGGTGGACAGGCCTGCCACCGATGAGGCCACCGACCACCTGGAGAGGCTCTTCGCGGACGCCGGTGACCCGGCGAACCCGGTCGGCCGCGCCGCAGTCCTCGCCGCCGACGACAGCGGCGAGATGCTTCCTGCCGGAGAGGAGCTGTTGACCTCTTACGGACTGAATGCCCACTTCGTCCCCACGGAGCTGGGCGGCCGTCTCAGCCGGCTCGACGACCTCGTCCGCGTCATGCGGGCCGTCTACCGGCGCGACCCCTGCCTGGGTCTCGGCTACGGCGCCGGCTCCTTCATGGCCGCCGTCAACGTGTGGACGGCGGGCAGCGCCGAGCAACGCGCCCTTCTCGCCCGGCGACTGCTGTCCGGCGGCCGGGCGTCCTGCGCCTACCACGAGCTCGACCACGGCAACGACTTCACCCGGGCCGGTCTCACCGCCCTGCCCGGAGCCGACGGCCGGCTCCGTCTCAACGGCCGCAAGGAGGTCGTGGCCAACCTGCGGCGGGCCGAGACCATGGTCCTCTTCGCCCGCACCGATCCGGCCCGGGGCAGCCGCAGCCACTCCCAGCTGCTCCTGGACACCGAGGACCTGCCCGCCGGGGCCGTACGGCACCTCGACCGGTTCACCACCGTGGGCATGCGCGGCGTGCAGCTCGGAGGCATCGAGTTCACCGACTGCCCGGTACCCGACGGCAGCGTCGTCGGCCGCCCGGGACAGGGCGTGGAGACCGCCCTGCGCTCCTTCCAGCTCACCCGCATCGCCCTGCCCGGCATGACCATCGGCCTGCTCGACACCGCCCTGCGCACCGCCCTGCGCGGCGTACGCGGACGCACCCTCTACGGCGGCCCCGCGGCCGATCTGCCGCTGTCCCGGTCGATCCTCACGGAGGTTTTCGCCGACCTGCTGCTCGCGGACACCTTCACCATGGTCGCCGCCCGGGCCGCACACACGGCGCCGGCGCAGACGGGCGTCTACGCGAGCGCCGTCAAGGCCTTCGTACCGACAGTTCTGATCCGTGCCGTGAGCCGTCTGTCGGAGCTGCTCGGCTCGCAGTTCTACCTGCGCGACGGCGAGCAGCCGCTCTTCCAGAAACTGCTGCGGGACGTCCAGCCGTCGGCTTTCGGGCATGCCTCCCGGGTCTCCTGCCAGTCCGCACTGCTCCCGCAGCTGCCGCTCACCGCGCGCCGCGGCTGGCGGGCCGACGCCGCAGCCCCGCTGCCCGCGGACACCTTCCGCACCGGCCGGCCGCTGCCCGGGCTGCGCTTCGCCGACCTCACCGTCTCGGCCGCCGGGCGCGATCCGCTGGCCCGCTCGCTCGTCACCGCCACCGAGGCCGCGGACACCGACGACCCCCTCACGGCGTCCGGCCGCGCCTGGTGCGCGGAACTGGCGGCGCTGACCGTGGACGCGGCCGGCCTCGCCCCCGCCCTCATCGGGCCCGACGCTCCCCCGTACGCCTTCGGCCTCACCACCCGCTGGACCGGCGTACTGGCCGCGTCGGCGTGCCTGAACACCTGGTGGTGCCGCCCGGACGGGACCACGCCCGGCGCCGCGGACCCGGCCGTCCCGCTCGCCCTTCTGCACCGGCTCGGCACTCACCTCGACCACCACCGCGAGCCCCTGCCGCGTCACCTCGCCGAGCCGCTGCACGCCGAACTCCTCCGGCGCTTCGACGCCGGCCTCACCTTCGATCTCGACAGCCGCCCCACCGGGGCCTGA